Proteins found in one Serinicoccus marinus DSM 15273 genomic segment:
- a CDS encoding YihY/virulence factor BrkB family protein, with product MKTDWKAVGKRTLAEFTGDKGTDLAAALTYYSMMSIFPMILAMSTSLSFIDQGEATTEAISDLGSELGLQQDTIDTITAYLASMSESEAGGVLLIVGLLGSLWSASNYVNAFSRMMNTVYGIDEGRPIWKLRPWLLALTVLVMLMLMTIVLSVTLSGTLSEAIFGLVGLDETATMVWNIAKWPVILVILMTIVSLLYWGTPNVRQPKFRLLAPGAILAVIMAILAGAGFFVYAMNAGSYNATYGALGGVIILLLMVWLINTSLVMGAELDAEIERGKELAAGMAAEDEILLPPRDVEGTEKKEAKQAEVVREARETRMQAAADLEAAGEEPGLEGREPSRR from the coding sequence ATGAAGACCGACTGGAAGGCCGTGGGCAAACGGACCCTGGCCGAGTTCACCGGCGACAAGGGCACCGACCTGGCCGCCGCGCTGACCTACTACTCGATGATGTCGATCTTCCCGATGATCCTGGCGATGTCGACCTCGCTCAGCTTCATCGACCAGGGTGAGGCCACGACGGAGGCGATCAGCGACCTGGGCTCGGAGCTGGGCCTGCAGCAGGACACCATCGACACCATCACGGCCTACCTCGCCAGCATGAGCGAGAGCGAGGCCGGAGGCGTCCTGCTCATCGTCGGTCTGCTCGGCTCGCTGTGGTCGGCGTCGAACTACGTCAACGCCTTCAGCCGGATGATGAACACCGTCTACGGCATCGACGAGGGACGGCCGATCTGGAAGCTGCGACCGTGGCTGCTCGCCCTCACCGTCCTGGTGATGCTCATGCTCATGACGATCGTGCTGTCGGTGACCCTCTCGGGCACCCTGTCCGAGGCGATCTTCGGTCTCGTCGGCCTCGACGAGACCGCCACCATGGTCTGGAACATCGCCAAGTGGCCGGTCATCCTCGTCATCCTCATGACCATCGTCAGTCTGCTCTACTGGGGCACCCCCAACGTCCGGCAGCCCAAGTTCCGCCTGCTCGCGCCGGGCGCGATCCTCGCCGTCATCATGGCGATCCTGGCCGGGGCGGGCTTCTTCGTCTACGCCATGAACGCCGGCAGTTACAACGCCACCTACGGCGCCCTCGGTGGTGTCATCATCCTGCTGCTCATGGTCTGGCTCATCAACACCTCGCTGGTCATGGGGGCCGAGCTCGACGCCGAGATCGAGCGCGGCAAGGAGCTCGCCGCCGGGATGGCGGCCGAGGACGAGATCCTGCTGCCGCCGCGCGACGTGGAGGGCACGGAGAAGAAGGAGGCCAAGCAGGCCGAGGTGGTCCGCGAGGCGCGGGAGACGCGCATGCAGGCCGCCGCGGACCTCGAGGCCGCGGGGGAGGAGCCCGGGCTGGAGGGTCGCGAACCCTCGCGGCGTTGA
- a CDS encoding heavy metal translocating P-type ATPase, with amino-acid sequence MEHAQHTQQQHDSGEHAGQGHGRHEHPASEGESGHEQHAGHGGHGDHVAQFRRLFWIMLVLAVPTVLASGAFAHLLGYHLPDAAWVSWVSPLLGTVMYAWGGRPFLTGAIAELRSRQPGMMLLIGMAITVAFLASWGATLGLLDGSLDFWWELALLVVVMLLGHWIEMRSLAATSSALDSLAALLPDEAEKVEGDTTVTVSPADLEVGDVVVVRPGAAVPADGRVVDGSASMDESMVTGESTPVRREQGDDVVAGTVATDSGLRVEVTATGDETTLAGIQRLVSDAQSSSTRTQRLADRAAGWLFWFALVAAVVTAIVWSTLGMPDSAVVRAVTVLVIACPHALGLAIPLVVSIATERAARGGVLVTDRLALEAMRGVDTVLFDKTGTLTEGEPRVTAVEPAGEAGEDDLLRLAAAAEADSEHPLARAIVRAAQDRDLDLPRAADFSSSPAVGVRATVDGTTVQVGGPYLLEQEGLDELPAADAWREEGAIILHVVVDGEVAGALRLADGVREESREAVDALHAQGVEVVMITGDARAVAESVARELGIDRVFAGVRPEDKSDKVAELQAEGRTVAMVGDGVNDAPALAQADVGLAIGAGTDVAIGSAGVVLAGSDPRSVLSVVELSRASYRKMTQNLWWAAGYNLLSVPLAAGILAPVGFVLPMSVGAILMSASTVVVALNAQLLRRLDLSPEASAGRVRERA; translated from the coding sequence ATGGAGCACGCCCAGCACACGCAACAGCAGCACGACAGCGGCGAGCATGCGGGCCAGGGCCACGGCAGGCACGAGCACCCTGCGAGCGAGGGGGAGAGTGGTCACGAGCAGCACGCGGGCCACGGCGGGCACGGCGACCACGTGGCGCAGTTCCGCCGGCTCTTCTGGATCATGCTCGTCCTGGCCGTCCCCACGGTGCTCGCGAGCGGGGCCTTCGCGCACCTGCTCGGCTACCACCTGCCCGACGCCGCCTGGGTGAGCTGGGTCTCGCCGCTGCTCGGCACGGTGATGTATGCCTGGGGCGGGCGGCCCTTCCTCACCGGGGCGATCGCGGAGCTCCGCTCGCGGCAGCCGGGGATGATGCTGCTCATCGGCATGGCGATCACCGTCGCCTTCCTCGCGTCGTGGGGGGCCACGCTCGGCCTGCTCGACGGCAGCCTCGACTTCTGGTGGGAGCTGGCGCTCCTCGTCGTCGTCATGCTGCTCGGCCACTGGATCGAGATGCGCTCGCTGGCCGCCACGAGCTCGGCCCTGGACAGCCTCGCCGCCCTGCTGCCGGACGAGGCGGAGAAGGTCGAGGGCGACACCACGGTCACCGTCTCCCCCGCCGACCTCGAGGTCGGCGATGTCGTCGTCGTGCGCCCCGGGGCCGCCGTGCCCGCGGACGGTCGCGTCGTCGACGGCTCGGCCAGCATGGATGAGTCGATGGTCACGGGTGAGTCCACCCCGGTGCGCCGCGAGCAGGGCGACGACGTGGTCGCCGGGACGGTCGCGACCGACTCCGGCCTCCGCGTCGAGGTCACCGCGACCGGTGACGAGACGACCCTCGCCGGCATCCAGCGCCTGGTGAGCGATGCGCAGTCCTCCTCGACCCGCACCCAGCGGCTCGCCGACCGCGCCGCGGGCTGGTTGTTCTGGTTCGCCCTGGTCGCCGCGGTCGTCACGGCGATCGTGTGGTCGACGCTCGGTATGCCCGACTCCGCCGTCGTGCGGGCGGTCACCGTCCTGGTCATCGCCTGCCCGCACGCGCTGGGTCTGGCCATCCCGCTGGTGGTCTCGATCGCGACCGAGCGGGCGGCCCGCGGAGGGGTGCTCGTCACCGACCGGCTGGCGCTGGAGGCGATGCGCGGGGTCGACACGGTGCTCTTCGACAAGACCGGCACGCTCACCGAGGGCGAGCCCCGGGTCACCGCCGTGGAGCCCGCGGGCGAGGCCGGCGAGGACGACCTGCTCCGGCTCGCCGCCGCGGCGGAGGCCGACAGCGAGCACCCGCTCGCCCGCGCGATCGTCCGCGCCGCGCAGGACCGCGACCTCGACCTGCCGCGCGCGGCCGACTTCTCCTCCTCACCCGCGGTGGGGGTGCGCGCCACCGTGGACGGGACGACGGTGCAGGTCGGTGGCCCCTACCTCCTCGAGCAGGAGGGACTCGACGAGCTGCCGGCGGCCGACGCCTGGCGGGAGGAGGGCGCGATCATCCTGCACGTCGTCGTCGACGGCGAGGTCGCCGGCGCGCTCCGGCTCGCCGACGGCGTCCGCGAGGAGTCCCGCGAGGCGGTCGACGCGCTGCACGCGCAGGGCGTCGAGGTCGTCATGATCACCGGTGACGCCCGAGCGGTGGCCGAGTCGGTCGCCCGCGAGCTGGGCATCGACCGGGTCTTCGCCGGGGTCCGCCCCGAGGACAAGTCGGACAAGGTCGCCGAGCTGCAGGCCGAGGGCCGCACCGTGGCCATGGTAGGCGATGGCGTCAACGACGCCCCGGCCCTGGCCCAGGCCGACGTCGGTCTCGCGATCGGCGCCGGCACGGACGTGGCCATCGGCAGTGCCGGGGTCGTCCTCGCCGGCTCCGACCCGCGGTCGGTGCTGTCGGTGGTGGAGCTCTCCCGCGCGAGCTACCGGAAGATGACGCAGAACCTCTGGTGGGCCGCCGGCTACAACCTGCTCTCGGTCCCGCTCGCGGCCGGGATCCTCGCCCCCGTGGGCTTCGTGCTCCCCATGAGCGTGGGCGCCATTCTCATGTCGGCCTCGACGGTCGTCGTGGCGCTCAACGCCCAGCTGCTGCGGCGGCTCGACCTCTCCCCCGAGGCGAGCGCCGGCCGGGTGCGCGAGCGGGCCTGA
- a CDS encoding DUF1801 domain-containing protein, which produces MSMTIAETPGLSAPMRSALAEAGFTTLADLDGQSRTALLHLHGVGKVGLTRLQEAMEQEGLALDGGHASWTATDRGEAPLAAGRSAEAKTAPSGDSAREWIAQLPWPRRVEQGLRLLEIFEDVTGAPPRMWGPSIVGFGEAHYQYATGREGDTMRVGFSPRKGAITLYGLQSYGSHEDLVDALGTTKLGKGCIYVNQLEDVDETALRRLVAAAWAG; this is translated from the coding sequence ATGAGTATGACGATCGCCGAGACCCCCGGCCTGTCCGCTCCGATGCGCTCGGCCCTGGCGGAGGCCGGCTTCACCACCCTGGCCGACCTCGACGGGCAGTCGCGCACGGCGCTCCTCCACCTGCACGGGGTCGGGAAGGTCGGGCTGACTCGCCTCCAGGAGGCGATGGAGCAGGAGGGGCTCGCGCTGGACGGCGGGCACGCCTCGTGGACGGCCACGGATCGCGGGGAGGCGCCGCTCGCGGCGGGCAGATCGGCGGAGGCGAAGACCGCGCCGTCGGGCGACTCCGCGCGCGAGTGGATCGCACAGCTGCCCTGGCCGCGCCGGGTCGAGCAGGGGCTGCGCCTGCTGGAGATCTTCGAGGACGTGACCGGCGCGCCACCGCGGATGTGGGGCCCGTCGATCGTCGGGTTCGGGGAGGCGCACTACCAGTACGCCACCGGCCGCGAGGGCGACACCATGCGCGTCGGATTCTCCCCGCGCAAGGGCGCGATCACGCTCTACGGCCTGCAGTCCTACGGCTCGCACGAGGACCTGGTCGACGCTCTCGGGACGACGAAGCTGGGCAAGGGCTGCATCTACGTCAACCAGCTGGAGGACGTCGACGAGACCGCCCTGCGCCGGCTGGTCGCCGCCGCCTGGGCGGGCTGA
- a CDS encoding peroxiredoxin: protein MPRLEPGQPAPAWTLPTADGGELSLADLAGRKVVLYVYPAAMTPGCTTQACDFRDNEAVFTREGYAVVGVSPDPVGKLATFAEQESLGFPLVSDESKEMLTAYGAYGEKQNYGKTVVGVIRSTFVLDEQGVVEVAKYNVRAKGHVASLARQLGVELPGAG, encoded by the coding sequence GTGCCCCGCCTCGAGCCTGGTCAGCCCGCCCCCGCCTGGACCCTGCCCACCGCCGACGGCGGCGAGCTGAGCCTCGCCGACCTCGCCGGCCGCAAGGTCGTCCTCTACGTCTACCCCGCCGCGATGACGCCGGGCTGCACGACGCAGGCCTGCGACTTCCGCGACAACGAGGCGGTCTTCACCCGCGAGGGGTATGCGGTCGTCGGCGTCTCCCCCGACCCGGTGGGCAAGCTCGCGACCTTCGCCGAGCAGGAGTCGCTCGGCTTCCCGCTCGTGTCCGACGAGAGCAAGGAGATGCTCACCGCCTACGGGGCCTACGGCGAGAAGCAGAACTACGGCAAGACCGTCGTCGGCGTCATCCGCTCGACCTTCGTCCTCGACGAGCAGGGTGTCGTCGAGGTCGCGAAGTACAACGTGCGCGCCAAGGGCCACGTCGCCTCCCTGGCCCGGCAGCTCGGCGTCGAGCTGCCGGGAGCCGGCTGA
- a CDS encoding NUDIX domain-containing protein, translated as MSWETRVGCYVWVERDGAALLTHWRGGRMPDGRALRPGWTLVGGGMQWAESPEQAAVREAREESGYDVAVHELLTVQSHPIAAPDRAVAGSPPLTLVDVVFRAEVVGGALAAERDGSTDDVRWVPLEEIDSLPCSTVVDRGWRAAAGPGLRQPLLPDGHPVDEEAVGRIRAQVDARTPEGVLVVAIDGPSGSGKTILATALARDLGAPLVQMDDLYAGWDGLADAPARLAEQVLEPLARGERAAYRRWDWHADRWGEEVALDVGAGGVLVVEGCGSSVGAAGEQADVRVWVDADRDVRMRRGIARDGETFRPHWERWADQEQQVFGADGTRERADLILDTTPAPR; from the coding sequence GTGAGCTGGGAGACGCGCGTCGGGTGCTACGTCTGGGTCGAGCGTGACGGAGCGGCCCTGCTCACCCACTGGCGCGGCGGGCGGATGCCCGACGGGCGCGCCCTGCGTCCCGGATGGACGCTCGTCGGTGGGGGTATGCAGTGGGCCGAGAGCCCCGAGCAGGCGGCGGTGCGCGAGGCGCGCGAGGAGAGCGGCTACGACGTCGCGGTGCACGAGCTGCTGACCGTGCAGTCCCACCCGATCGCCGCTCCTGATCGAGCTGTGGCGGGATCGCCGCCCCTCACCCTGGTGGACGTGGTCTTCCGCGCCGAGGTCGTCGGGGGCGCGCTCGCGGCGGAGCGGGACGGCTCGACCGACGACGTCCGGTGGGTCCCGCTGGAGGAGATCGACTCCCTGCCGTGCTCGACCGTCGTCGACCGCGGCTGGCGGGCGGCGGCTGGGCCCGGATTGCGGCAGCCGCTGCTGCCCGACGGGCACCCGGTCGACGAGGAGGCGGTCGGCCGGATCCGTGCGCAGGTCGACGCGAGGACGCCCGAGGGGGTGCTGGTCGTGGCGATCGACGGGCCCAGCGGGTCGGGCAAGACGATCCTGGCCACCGCCCTCGCGCGCGACCTGGGGGCACCCCTGGTGCAGATGGACGATCTCTACGCCGGGTGGGACGGGCTCGCCGACGCGCCCGCCCGCCTGGCCGAGCAGGTGCTGGAGCCGCTCGCTCGCGGTGAGCGGGCGGCATACCGACGCTGGGACTGGCACGCGGACCGGTGGGGTGAGGAGGTCGCCCTCGATGTCGGCGCGGGTGGCGTGCTGGTCGTCGAGGGCTGTGGGAGCAGCGTCGGTGCGGCGGGGGAGCAGGCTGACGTGCGCGTCTGGGTGGACGCGGACCGCGACGTGCGGATGCGGCGGGGGATCGCGCGGGACGGGGAGACCTTCCGCCCGCACTGGGAGCGCTGGGCGGACCAGGAGCAGCAGGTCTTCGGCGCCGACGGCACACGCGAGCGCGCCGACCTCATCCTCGACACCACCCCGGCGCCGCGCTGA
- a CDS encoding homoserine kinase gives MAPLTPGATARVRVPASSANLGPGFDSVGLALGIWDEYAVEVLPEAGALEVVLAGEGADDLPADERHLVASRLREALQACGVGWLDGYGLRLTCANTIPMAAGMGSSATAIVGGLGLGFTLVRGGDLTEADLGLVNTHAGVAEGHPDNSSASVHGGLTVSWMPSAQVVRTARPPLHPDVVPVVLLPEGQRLDTATARAVLTPTVPRSDAVRQAGRAALLVHALTSDPTLLLDATSDWLHQEQRREAYPVTMGAVDTLRALGHAAVVSGAGPTVLCLTTADLLTTVLAEARSWGRGWRVLTPGIPSTGLHVVTDAAG, from the coding sequence ATGGCACCGCTCACCCCCGGCGCGACCGCCCGGGTGCGGGTGCCGGCCAGCAGCGCCAACCTCGGCCCGGGCTTCGACAGCGTCGGGCTGGCCCTCGGGATCTGGGACGAGTATGCCGTCGAGGTGCTGCCCGAGGCGGGTGCCCTGGAAGTGGTGCTCGCCGGGGAGGGTGCGGACGACCTGCCGGCGGACGAGCGGCACCTCGTCGCGTCCCGGTTGCGGGAGGCGCTGCAGGCCTGCGGGGTCGGCTGGCTCGACGGCTACGGGCTGCGGCTGACCTGCGCCAACACCATCCCGATGGCCGCTGGCATGGGCAGCTCGGCGACGGCGATCGTGGGCGGCTTGGGGCTCGGCTTCACGCTGGTGCGCGGCGGCGACCTGACCGAGGCCGACCTGGGCCTCGTCAACACGCACGCCGGAGTCGCCGAGGGGCACCCCGACAACTCCTCCGCCTCCGTCCACGGCGGGCTCACCGTGTCGTGGATGCCCAGCGCCCAGGTGGTGCGCACCGCGCGGCCCCCGCTGCACCCCGACGTCGTGCCGGTCGTGCTGCTGCCGGAGGGGCAGCGCCTCGACACGGCCACCGCCCGGGCGGTGCTGACGCCCACGGTGCCCCGGTCCGACGCGGTGCGGCAGGCGGGCCGGGCCGCGCTGCTCGTGCACGCGCTGACCAGCGACCCCACCCTGCTGCTCGACGCCACGAGCGACTGGCTGCACCAGGAGCAGCGGCGCGAGGCCTACCCCGTCACGATGGGGGCGGTCGACACCCTGCGGGCCCTCGGGCACGCAGCCGTCGTCTCGGGGGCCGGCCCGACGGTCCTCTGCCTCACGACCGCCGACCTCCTCACCACGGTGCTCGCCGAGGCCCGCTCGTGGGGACGCGGCTGGCGGGTCCTGACCCCGGGCATACCGAGCACCGGGCTGCACGTGGTGACCGACGCGGCTGGCTAG
- the thrC gene encoding threonine synthase: protein MAHQWRGVIAEYADRLSASITEQVVTLREGGTPLIPAEHLSELVGAQVHVKYEGLNPTGSFKDRGMTAAISDAARQGAKAVICASTGNTSASAAAYATKAGMECGVLVPDGKIAMGKLSQAIAGGATLIQVQGNFDDCLTLARKLAEAYPVELVNSVNPARIEGQKTAAFEVVDALGDAPDIHCLPVGNAGNITAYWKGYGEYADPQAPGAGGTAPASRRPRMWGFQAAGAAPIVKGHPVDDPETIATAIRIGNPASWEQAEAARDESGGLVDAVTDEEILAAHRLLSSREGIFVEPASAASVAGLLKRHAAGQVPAGATIVCTVTGHGLKDPQWALKGADGSDVDPVRVSVDVVSVADALGLE, encoded by the coding sequence GAGCACCTCAGTGAGCTCGTCGGGGCCCAGGTGCACGTGAAGTACGAGGGTCTCAACCCCACCGGCTCGTTCAAGGACCGTGGGATGACCGCGGCCATCAGCGACGCCGCGCGGCAGGGCGCGAAGGCCGTCATCTGCGCCTCGACCGGCAACACCAGCGCGAGCGCCGCGGCCTACGCCACGAAGGCCGGGATGGAGTGCGGCGTGCTGGTGCCCGACGGCAAGATCGCGATGGGCAAGCTGAGCCAGGCCATCGCCGGGGGCGCGACGCTCATCCAGGTGCAGGGCAACTTCGACGACTGCCTCACGCTCGCGCGCAAGCTGGCCGAGGCCTACCCGGTCGAGCTGGTCAACTCGGTCAACCCGGCCCGGATCGAGGGGCAGAAGACCGCCGCCTTCGAGGTCGTCGACGCGCTCGGCGACGCCCCGGACATCCACTGCCTCCCGGTGGGCAACGCCGGCAACATCACGGCCTACTGGAAGGGCTACGGCGAGTATGCCGACCCGCAGGCCCCCGGCGCCGGCGGCACGGCCCCCGCCTCGCGCCGACCGCGCATGTGGGGTTTCCAGGCCGCCGGGGCCGCACCGATCGTCAAGGGTCACCCGGTCGACGACCCGGAGACCATCGCGACCGCCATCCGTATCGGCAACCCGGCCTCCTGGGAGCAGGCCGAGGCGGCCCGCGACGAGTCGGGAGGGCTCGTCGACGCCGTCACCGACGAGGAGATCCTCGCCGCGCACCGGCTGCTGTCCTCGCGCGAAGGGATCTTCGTCGAGCCCGCGTCGGCCGCCTCGGTCGCCGGGCTGCTGAAGCGGCACGCCGCGGGGCAGGTCCCGGCCGGCGCCACGATCGTGTGCACGGTCACCGGACACGGGCTCAAGGACCCGCAGTGGGCGCTGAAGGGGGCCGACGGCAGCGACGTCGACCCGGTGCGGGTCTCGGTCGACGTCGTCAGCGTCGCCGACGCCCTCGGGCTGGAGTGA
- the tdh gene encoding L-threonine 3-dehydrogenase, with translation MRALIKPGAGPGLELTDVPEPTPGPGEVKIRVLRAGLCGTDLHIEAWDDWAASMLEPPLVVGHEFYGEIVELGDGVPTDERYGLQVGQRCSVEGHVVCGVCRNCRAGRRHMCVRTSNLGVNRDGCFADFVVVPHTNVWVQPELIDPDLGSVFDPLGNAVHTALSFPLEGEDVLITGAGPIGVMAAAIARHAGARYVVVTDVSEARLELARRVGADLGVDVSRDRIATAQERLGMDEGFDVVMEMSGNPRAMAELIDNCTHGARVAMLGIPAEPFAIDWGKVISHMITLKGIYGREMYETWYKMTAMLQSSELLRDRVRSVITDRFSAQRWQDAFAAARAGQGGKIIMDWS, from the coding sequence ATGCGCGCCCTGATCAAGCCCGGCGCCGGGCCGGGACTCGAGCTCACCGACGTGCCCGAGCCGACGCCCGGACCGGGCGAGGTCAAGATCCGGGTGCTGCGCGCCGGGCTGTGTGGCACCGACCTGCACATCGAGGCGTGGGACGACTGGGCCGCCTCGATGCTTGAGCCGCCGCTCGTCGTGGGCCACGAGTTCTACGGCGAGATCGTCGAGCTCGGCGACGGGGTGCCGACCGACGAGCGCTACGGCCTGCAGGTCGGGCAGCGATGCTCGGTCGAGGGCCACGTCGTCTGCGGCGTCTGCCGCAACTGCCGCGCCGGCCGGCGTCACATGTGCGTGCGCACCTCCAACCTCGGGGTCAACCGGGACGGCTGCTTCGCCGACTTCGTCGTCGTGCCGCACACCAACGTCTGGGTGCAGCCGGAGCTGATCGACCCCGACCTCGGGTCGGTCTTCGACCCGCTCGGCAACGCCGTGCATACCGCGCTGTCGTTCCCGCTGGAGGGCGAGGACGTGCTCATCACGGGCGCCGGGCCGATCGGCGTCATGGCGGCGGCCATCGCCCGGCACGCCGGCGCGAGGTATGTCGTGGTCACCGATGTCTCCGAGGCGCGGCTCGAGCTGGCCCGCCGCGTCGGCGCCGACCTCGGCGTCGACGTCTCCCGCGACCGCATCGCCACGGCGCAGGAGCGGCTCGGGATGGACGAGGGCTTCGACGTGGTGATGGAGATGTCGGGCAACCCGCGCGCCATGGCCGAGCTCATCGACAACTGCACCCACGGCGCCAGGGTGGCGATGCTGGGCATACCCGCCGAGCCGTTCGCGATCGACTGGGGCAAGGTGATCTCGCACATGATCACCCTCAAGGGGATCTACGGCCGCGAGATGTACGAGACGTGGTACAAGATGACCGCCATGCTGCAGAGCTCGGAGCTGCTGCGCGACCGCGTGCGCTCGGTCATCACCGACCGCTTTTCCGCGCAGCGGTGGCAGGACGCCTTCGCCGCCGCCCGCGCGGGGCAGGGCGGCAAGATCATCATGGACTGGAGCTAG
- a CDS encoding glycine C-acetyltransferase, with protein MYADVKDQLSEELAQIEADGLTKAERQITTPQSAHIATTAGEALNFCANNYLGLADHPDVVGAARQALDDWGFGMASVRFICGTQTQHRDLERAIADFVGAQDSILFPSCFDANGGIFEVICGKDDAIISDQLNHASIIDGVRLSKAQRFRYANRDMDDLRTQLQAARDGGARRVLVVTDGAFSMDGYLAPLEQICDLAEEFGAMVMVDDSHATGFVGEGGRGSHEACGVMDRVDIVTGTLGKALGGGSGGFVAAHQEIVDLLKQRARPYLFSNAVAPSVVAGSLKALEIARDSDEPRAQLRRNAELFRSLMGEAGFELLPGEHAIVPVMFPGEDGARTASQVADAMLERGVYVIAFSYPVVPKGQARIRVQLSASHSEEDVRACVDAFVAARDAVG; from the coding sequence ATGTATGCCGATGTCAAGGACCAGCTGAGCGAGGAGCTCGCGCAGATCGAGGCCGACGGGCTCACCAAGGCCGAGCGGCAGATCACCACGCCGCAGTCGGCGCACATCGCGACGACGGCCGGCGAGGCGCTGAACTTCTGCGCCAACAACTACCTCGGGCTCGCCGACCACCCGGACGTCGTGGGCGCCGCGCGGCAGGCGCTGGACGACTGGGGCTTCGGGATGGCCTCGGTCCGCTTCATCTGCGGCACCCAGACCCAGCACCGCGACCTGGAGCGGGCGATCGCCGACTTCGTGGGCGCGCAGGACTCGATCCTCTTCCCGTCCTGCTTCGACGCCAACGGCGGCATCTTCGAGGTGATCTGCGGCAAGGACGACGCGATCATCTCCGACCAGCTCAACCACGCCTCGATCATCGACGGGGTGCGGCTGTCCAAGGCACAGCGCTTCCGCTACGCCAACCGCGACATGGACGACCTGCGCACCCAGCTGCAGGCCGCGCGGGACGGCGGGGCGCGGCGGGTGCTCGTCGTCACCGACGGCGCCTTCTCGATGGACGGCTACCTCGCGCCGCTGGAGCAGATCTGCGACCTGGCCGAGGAGTTCGGCGCGATGGTCATGGTCGACGACAGCCACGCCACCGGCTTCGTCGGCGAGGGGGGCCGCGGGTCGCACGAGGCGTGCGGCGTCATGGACCGGGTCGACATCGTCACCGGCACCCTGGGCAAGGCCCTCGGGGGCGGAAGCGGCGGCTTCGTCGCGGCGCACCAGGAGATCGTCGACCTGCTCAAGCAGCGGGCCCGGCCCTACCTTTTCTCCAACGCCGTCGCCCCCTCGGTCGTCGCCGGCTCGCTCAAGGCCCTGGAGATCGCCCGCGACAGCGACGAGCCGCGCGCGCAGCTGCGGCGCAACGCCGAGCTCTTCCGGTCGCTCATGGGCGAGGCCGGCTTCGAGCTGCTGCCCGGCGAGCACGCGATCGTGCCGGTGATGTTCCCCGGCGAGGACGGTGCGAGGACGGCCAGCCAGGTCGCCGACGCCATGCTCGAGCGCGGTGTCTACGTCATCGCCTTCTCCTACCCCGTCGTCCCCAAGGGGCAGGCCCGGATCCGGGTTCAGCTGTCGGCCTCGCACTCCGAGGAGGATGTGCGCGCCTGCGTCGACGCCTTCGTCGCCGCACGCGACGCCGTGGGCTGA
- a CDS encoding DUF3618 domain-containing protein, whose translation MANKQPARSVKEIEADISATRSRLARTVDELTYRVSPDTIKANAVASLKGKVNDATMDAEGNPRFDRLATVLGGVAVLAVTLGSLRRVFNRS comes from the coding sequence ATGGCCAACAAGCAGCCTGCCCGCTCCGTCAAGGAGATCGAGGCCGACATCTCGGCGACCCGCAGCCGGCTCGCGCGCACCGTCGACGAGCTGACCTACCGGGTGAGCCCGGACACCATCAAGGCCAACGCGGTCGCGTCGCTCAAGGGCAAGGTCAACGACGCGACCATGGACGCCGAGGGCAACCCGCGCTTCGACCGGCTCGCGACCGTGCTCGGGGGCGTCGCCGTCCTGGCGGTCACCCTCGGCAGCCTGCGTCGGGTCTTCAACCGCAGCTGA
- the orn gene encoding oligoribonuclease, with translation MSGERIVWIDCEMTGLDTVADALVEVACLVTDSELTVLGDGVDVVIRPPDEALEQMGDFVRTMHTASGLLPLLESGITLEEAQRQVLEYVRAHVPEARKAPLGGNTVSTDRAFLARDMPELDAHLHYRIVDVSSIKELAKRWYPRAYYMAPAKTGGHRALGDIRDSIAELRYYREALFRELPGLDSTTLKEIAARHTEGTAPA, from the coding sequence GTGAGTGGTGAGCGGATCGTCTGGATCGACTGCGAGATGACCGGCCTGGACACGGTCGCGGACGCGCTGGTGGAGGTGGCCTGCCTCGTCACCGACTCCGAGCTGACCGTGCTCGGTGACGGCGTCGACGTGGTGATCCGGCCGCCGGACGAGGCGCTGGAGCAGATGGGCGACTTCGTGCGCACGATGCACACCGCCTCCGGGCTCCTCCCCCTGCTGGAGAGCGGCATCACCCTGGAGGAGGCGCAGCGCCAGGTCCTGGAGTATGTCCGTGCGCACGTCCCGGAGGCGCGCAAGGCGCCGCTGGGCGGCAACACGGTGAGCACCGACCGTGCCTTCCTCGCGCGCGACATGCCCGAGCTGGACGCGCACCTGCACTACCGGATCGTCGACGTCTCCTCGATCAAGGAGCTGGCCAAGCGGTGGTACCCCCGCGCCTACTACATGGCCCCCGCCAAGACCGGCGGCCACCGCGCGCTCGGCGACATCCGGGACAGCATCGCCGAGCTGCGCTACTACCGCGAGGCGCTCTTCCGCGAGCTGCCCGGGCTGGACTCGACCACGCTCAAGGAGATCGCGGCGCGGCACACCGAGGGCACGGCGCCGGCCTGA